A single region of the Gemella sp. zg-570 genome encodes:
- a CDS encoding MBL fold metallo-hydrolase, which yields MNNIKVERLVMDMIDENCYIIHKDERAIIVDPGYGFKKIKKEIDRLCLNVEAIILTHAHFDHIAGLDECRKYYKIPVYISPKESDWLSSPELNLSSVAGIENGIKTFPAEFEFENYKEYTLAGMTFKVLPTPGHSPGGLSFDFGDFVVVGDALFMSGYGRYDLPGSDYKELKNSIHNVLFKLDGNKKVYPGHGYDTYIKREKDLNLI from the coding sequence CATAAAGATGAGAGGGCAATAATTGTAGACCCAGGGTATGGTTTTAAAAAAATAAAAAAAGAAATAGATAGATTGTGTTTGAATGTAGAAGCTATTATTTTAACACATGCACATTTTGACCACATAGCTGGACTAGATGAATGTAGAAAATATTATAAAATTCCGGTATACATTTCACCAAAAGAAAGTGATTGGCTTTCTTCTCCAGAATTAAATTTATCTTCTGTTGCGGGTATAGAAAATGGTATTAAAACTTTCCCAGCAGAATTTGAATTTGAAAATTACAAAGAATATACTTTAGCAGGTATGACATTTAAAGTTTTACCTACACCAGGGCATTCGCCAGGAGGACTGTCATTTGACTTTGGAGATTTTGTTGTAGTAGGAGATGCTTTATTTATGAGCGGTTATGGTAGATACGATTTACCTGGTTCAGATTATAAGGAGTTAAAAAATTCTATACATAATGTATTATTTAAGTTAGATGGAAATAAAAAAGTTTATCCAGGACATGGCTATGATACTTATATAAAAAGAGAAAAAGACTTAAATTTAATATAA
- a CDS encoding PH domain-containing protein has protein sequence MKNKKIKLSPFYILFRFFSNYKLLILFLFNLKNTKSSKEFLLMLLLFGLINLAYQILSYVNTFYELKEDSLIYNHGFIKKEIKIIQFSNIQNIDSSANILYQLFGLVSLDINILNENVKLSPITRNEANILIHNVNKLPSEDNLLAKDDATFKLTLKNLFLLGLLESKIIATILIIMTFLDKIADFFKDFFDFNLKNYILSKGDGYFIDIISFISALFLILFIIFIISFLLAMIKFYGFTLQNKEDKLILKYGLVNKNALVIKKERIQKISIIESYKSRLFKLASLEIVTTASNVIDDISKNKNNIILIPIAKKEFIDNFLKEVLYLDTANYEKENYEKTPARAKKIILRWRIIGCFTVLVLINICLLVLPIEKWKLSVFSIYFISHFAFLILVVFAIGTYKYNVKNLAISLSENMIIKKDTFYFNKRIDYLKSIKVGSISIKSNVFLKKKKLCHIVINSIGKNSDLILPYYEENFVDKVKTYLEKE, from the coding sequence ATGAAGAATAAGAAAATAAAATTAAGTCCTTTTTATATTCTTTTTAGATTTTTTTCAAATTATAAGCTGTTAATACTATTCTTATTTAATCTTAAAAATACTAAAAGTTCAAAAGAATTTTTGCTTATGTTACTATTATTTGGGTTAATAAATTTGGCCTATCAAATTTTAAGTTATGTTAATACTTTTTATGAGTTAAAAGAAGATTCTTTGATATATAATCATGGTTTTATAAAAAAAGAAATAAAAATAATACAATTTTCAAATATTCAAAATATAGATTCTTCAGCTAATATTTTATATCAATTATTTGGTTTAGTGTCTTTAGATATTAATATTTTGAATGAAAATGTTAAATTATCTCCTATTACAAGAAACGAAGCAAATATTCTTATACATAATGTAAATAAATTGCCATCAGAAGATAATTTATTAGCAAAAGATGATGCAACTTTTAAACTAACATTAAAAAATTTATTTCTTTTAGGTTTATTAGAATCTAAGATAATAGCAACAATTCTTATAATTATGACTTTTTTAGATAAAATTGCAGACTTTTTTAAAGATTTTTTTGATTTTAATTTAAAGAATTATATACTTTCTAAAGGTGATGGTTATTTTATAGATATTATATCTTTTATATCTGCCTTGTTCCTTATTTTATTTATTATTTTTATCATTTCATTTTTACTAGCAATGATTAAATTTTATGGATTCACTTTACAAAATAAAGAGGATAAACTTATTTTAAAATACGGTTTAGTAAATAAAAATGCTTTAGTTATTAAAAAAGAAAGGATACAAAAAATTTCGATAATAGAAAGTTATAAATCTAGGTTATTCAAGTTAGCAAGTTTGGAAATAGTTACTACTGCAAGTAATGTAATTGATGATATATCTAAAAATAAAAACAATATAATATTAATTCCTATAGCTAAAAAAGAATTTATTGATAATTTTTTAAAAGAAGTTTTATACTTAGATACTGCTAATTATGAAAAAGAAAATTATGAAAAAACACCTGCTAGGGCTAAGAAAATTATTTTACGTTGGAGAATAATTGGTTGCTTTACTGTTTTAGTTTTAATTAATATTTGCTTGCTTGTTTTACCAATAGAAAAATGGAAACTTTCTGTTTTTTCAATATATTTTATAAGCCATTTTGCTTTTTTAATTCTAGTAGTTTTTGCCATAGGAACTTACAAGTATAATGTTAAAAATCTTGCCATAAGTTTGTCAGAAAATATGATTATAAAAAAAGATACTTTTTATTTTAATAAAAGAATAGATTATTTAAAGTCCATTAAGGTAGGTAGTATTTCAATAAAAAGTAATGTGTTTTTGAAAAAGAAAAAATTATGTCATATAGTTATAAATTCTATCGGTAAAAATTCTGACTTGATATTACCCTATTATGAAGAAAATTTTGTCGATAAGGTTAAGACCTATTTAGAAAAGGAGTAG
- a CDS encoding PH domain-containing protein, with product MKEIFKKQNIELDKESLKVIRIGNFIPLAVYSLIIFSVFTYLIISNKISVINFKNFLIIYFVLNLLIIAYILIETNVFCKIYSYTISNEGIIIVSGVFIKSKIFIPYNIIQSVDINKGPIIRKFGYSNIDIKTLKENIEIYYIKNENLEKIKEQILNNKNLYKLKY from the coding sequence ATGAAAGAAATATTTAAAAAACAAAATATAGAACTTGATAAAGAAAGTTTAAAAGTTATAAGAATAGGTAATTTTATACCTCTTGCTGTATATTCTTTAATAATTTTTAGTGTTTTTACATATTTGATAATTTCTAACAAAATTTCAGTAATAAATTTTAAAAATTTTTTGATAATTTATTTTGTGTTAAATTTATTAATAATAGCATATATCTTAATAGAAACTAATGTTTTTTGTAAAATTTATTCTTATACAATATCTAATGAGGGAATTATAATTGTATCAGGTGTTTTTATTAAATCAAAAATATTTATACCCTATAATATTATTCAGAGTGTGGATATAAATAAAGGACCTATAATTAGAAAATTTGGATATTCAAATATTGATATAAAAACTTTAAAAGAAAATATTGAAATATATTATATTAAAAATGAAAATCTTGAAAAAATAAAGGAACAAATATTAAATAATAAAAATTTATATAAATTGAAATATTAA